In Chitinibacter sp. SCUT-21, a single genomic region encodes these proteins:
- a CDS encoding ATP-binding protein, protein MDSALRRIDRIARDHPLIAFRLVERYAEQAHQAHRIDLELDALYVRYLIHERRGENDLIADDINQALQEAMRRGLTAQGARLLQARGRIAQVHGRYQQAIEAWMQALELAKLNHDYVTAVEARIGLSQSNIELKNPSEALRYLLAAQDDVQQSGDEYLMAKYAINCGVSSLHRNALEESLAHFNEGLLHSQLGHVREYVAESYWHIGHVEMELAQYAAAELHLNQAIKMAQQFSYLWLESVTLDSLSLLFTKLGQHRQRRECLQAAYALAEKTRSLARQRDYAAALVDAFEAEGDLSTALAWVKTERTLSEEHFKRSLIPVHRSMKALDLTEHDVQEKLLMLSLHEQTDVELHHALAALLAEARSLLGAEWLGLWFLDPYRDLAELAAESPSPTQGQHIINADSYPWIYRLIGDLVTPLPISQLALHEAAAEFYALLGEHVCSLMIVPIRQSHQMGLLMLSHRSDEGQHTWSRDDVFRANLLQQIIERQLANQARAQLQSELERNERVGALGTLVAAVAHELNTPIGVCITLNSVIDADLQQLKHKFDTGQLSKTALAQYLQTTHDAHQTLTRNLNRVVGLIERFRAIQNLQFDSHWQTMSLSQFLQGLVKELAPPLEQRGISIELSGDDAIETPIPMMALAQIISQLFDNAERHAFVGQAHGHVSLQWSRKEQQIQLIYQDNGVGIAEHLREKIFDPFFTSQFGQGQNGLGLTRVYQLVTINMNGSIRVKSTPDQGLRIILRWPEPK, encoded by the coding sequence GTGGATAGCGCACTTCGCCGTATTGATCGCATCGCCCGCGATCACCCACTGATCGCATTTCGCTTGGTCGAGCGTTATGCCGAACAAGCACATCAGGCGCACCGTATCGATTTAGAACTCGATGCGCTGTATGTCCGCTATTTAATTCACGAACGGCGTGGTGAGAATGATTTAATCGCTGACGATATCAATCAGGCGCTGCAAGAGGCGATGCGCCGTGGGCTAACCGCGCAAGGCGCTCGTCTGCTGCAAGCGCGGGGGCGGATTGCGCAGGTGCATGGTCGCTATCAGCAGGCGATCGAAGCGTGGATGCAGGCCTTGGAGCTAGCCAAACTCAATCATGACTATGTCACCGCGGTCGAAGCACGTATCGGGCTGAGCCAATCCAATATTGAATTAAAAAACCCGAGCGAGGCTTTGCGCTATTTATTAGCGGCGCAAGATGATGTGCAACAATCGGGCGACGAATATTTGATGGCGAAATACGCGATCAATTGCGGCGTTAGTAGCTTGCACCGCAATGCGCTTGAAGAATCTTTGGCGCATTTTAATGAGGGTTTGCTGCATTCACAGCTCGGCCACGTGCGCGAATACGTGGCCGAATCGTATTGGCATATTGGCCACGTTGAGATGGAGTTGGCACAATATGCCGCCGCTGAATTGCACCTCAATCAAGCCATCAAAATGGCGCAGCAATTTAGTTATTTGTGGCTTGAAAGCGTGACGCTCGACTCACTCTCGCTACTGTTTACCAAGCTGGGCCAACATCGCCAGCGGCGCGAGTGTTTACAGGCCGCCTATGCCTTGGCCGAAAAAACGCGCTCGCTGGCGCGGCAACGCGATTATGCCGCCGCGCTAGTTGATGCCTTTGAAGCCGAAGGCGATCTGAGCACGGCACTCGCTTGGGTGAAAACCGAGCGCACTTTAAGCGAAGAGCATTTCAAGCGCAGCTTAATTCCTGTGCATCGCTCGATGAAGGCGCTCGATTTAACCGAGCATGATGTGCAAGAAAAACTGCTGATGCTCTCGCTCCACGAGCAAACCGATGTTGAATTGCACCACGCCCTCGCCGCGCTGCTGGCCGAAGCGCGCAGCCTTTTGGGGGCGGAATGGCTGGGGCTGTGGTTTCTTGACCCCTACCGTGATCTGGCCGAACTCGCCGCCGAATCACCCAGCCCCACGCAAGGGCAACACATCATCAATGCCGATAGCTACCCGTGGATTTATCGTTTAATCGGCGATTTAGTCACTCCACTGCCGATTTCCCAGCTCGCGCTGCACGAGGCAGCCGCCGAATTTTATGCGCTGCTGGGTGAGCACGTGTGTTCGCTGATGATCGTGCCGATACGCCAGAGCCATCAAATGGGGCTGCTGATGTTGAGTCATCGCAGCGATGAAGGGCAACACACGTGGTCGCGCGACGATGTTTTTCGCGCCAATCTATTACAGCAAATTATCGAGCGCCAACTGGCCAATCAAGCGCGCGCGCAATTACAGTCCGAGCTTGAACGCAATGAACGAGTTGGCGCGCTCGGCACCTTGGTTGCCGCCGTCGCGCACGAGCTTAATACGCCAATTGGCGTCTGCATTACGCTCAACAGCGTGATCGACGCGGATTTACAGCAGCTCAAACACAAATTCGATACGGGGCAACTGAGTAAAACGGCTCTGGCGCAATATCTGCAAACCACGCACGACGCGCACCAAACCTTAACGCGCAATCTAAACCGCGTGGTGGGTTTAATCGAGCGCTTTCGCGCCATTCAAAACCTGCAATTTGATAGCCACTGGCAAACGATGTCACTGTCACAATTTTTGCAAGGCTTGGTCAAAGAACTCGCGCCGCCGCTGGAACAACGCGGCATTAGCATTGAATTAAGTGGCGACGACGCCATCGAAACGCCGATTCCCATGATGGCTTTGGCACAAATCATTAGCCAATTATTCGATAACGCCGAGCGCCACGCCTTTGTCGGCCAAGCGCATGGCCATGTCTCGCTACAATGGTCTAGAAAAGAGCAGCAAATCCAACTGATTTATCAAGATAACGGCGTGGGCATTGCCGAGCATTTACGCGAGAAAATTTTCGACCCTTTCTTTACCTCGCAATTTGGCCAAGGCCAAAACGGGCTGGGCCTCACGCGCGTCTATCAACTGGTGACTATCAATATGAATGGCAGTATCCGCGTTAAAAGCACGCCGGATCAGGGCTTGCGGATTATACTGCGCTGGCCAGAGCCAAAATAA
- a CDS encoding ATP-binding protein, with the protein MLTQPFSSTPQFQHLVSQIEAQLHNERDQALAPLEQLLTRARSEHDAVAIITSVELMSQIAYGDNCLDLQYEALQMAQSHHLFAAEARLLNLIGRALYASARYQEAMHIWARCLEVAELSQQYPTWVKAKMGLGQIYDALGDANSAIQMHKEAIARCETIDDRWLLLQAHINLGVNLFKLRQNDAALAAYNFALDTARELKHADDEAEALMRIGEIYIAKQAFSLAITSLDAARFIAERTGYRWALANTLLLYAECLLRMNRHKDALQQAHAGLDVAIQAGAGHVRMKLLFLLSEICEALEDFPTALDRQKQAQQLERQIQHASQRDPLQQIAQIAGVLKNADQMLLDLASSSTLEHGSLKRLSQILCQTACQILHLPQASFWQWSNDDESLMCLQRSNSAGEDLSTGPDLQRHQLVSLFDYLKTGEIIVAHAAAQHQYTWRWSELTLAAQHICAVLLVPIRLNDQTIAVLACEQLDQQRNWQRDEIQHAHQLGLLASRALAQHQQRFYQHQIAALNAQLQSQNEILETRVAERTQALQHASQKLLQAEKLAALGFLVAGFAHKLNTPLGSILTAATTFTEKSQELTQLCATGMMKKSQLEHFMRTGSEIAELIERNAHRASDIIRDLRQLADIDQTAEAKPIKLQQLITPMIERWSATEEAKHLSVINQIDPQLTIVSFSAALEVIVMQLLQNALRHAFTAQHAGQISVAAYQAEAEKIKLIIKDNGVGIAKDLQHKVFEPFYTTKFGQGHSGLGMYQVYSLVQGKLGGEIALHSEEGQGLEITITLPLRAPYLSS; encoded by the coding sequence GTGCTCACCCAACCCTTTAGCAGCACACCGCAGTTTCAGCATTTGGTCTCCCAAATTGAAGCCCAATTGCATAATGAACGCGACCAAGCCCTTGCGCCGCTGGAGCAATTATTAACACGTGCTCGCTCCGAACACGACGCCGTCGCCATCATTACCTCGGTGGAATTGATGTCGCAAATTGCCTATGGCGATAACTGCCTTGATTTGCAATATGAAGCGCTACAAATGGCGCAAAGCCACCATCTCTTTGCCGCTGAGGCACGGCTACTGAATCTCATCGGGCGCGCACTCTACGCCAGCGCACGTTACCAAGAAGCGATGCACATTTGGGCTCGCTGCCTCGAGGTGGCCGAGTTATCACAACAATATCCCACTTGGGTCAAAGCCAAAATGGGCCTAGGGCAAATTTATGATGCTTTGGGCGATGCAAATTCAGCCATTCAAATGCATAAAGAAGCGATCGCCCGTTGCGAAACAATTGATGACCGCTGGTTATTACTCCAAGCCCACATTAATTTAGGGGTGAACTTATTCAAATTACGGCAAAACGATGCGGCTTTAGCGGCCTATAATTTTGCGCTCGACACAGCTCGCGAATTAAAGCACGCTGATGATGAAGCCGAAGCCTTAATGAGAATCGGCGAAATCTATATTGCCAAGCAAGCGTTCTCACTCGCCATCACCTCGCTGGACGCGGCTCGGTTTATTGCCGAGCGCACCGGCTATCGCTGGGCTTTAGCCAATACTCTGCTCCTGTATGCAGAGTGTTTACTGCGAATGAATCGGCATAAAGATGCACTTCAGCAAGCACATGCAGGTCTGGACGTTGCGATCCAGGCCGGTGCAGGGCACGTGCGGATGAAATTATTGTTTTTACTTAGTGAAATTTGCGAAGCCTTAGAGGATTTTCCCACCGCATTAGACCGGCAAAAACAAGCGCAACAGTTAGAACGCCAAATTCAACATGCAAGTCAGCGTGATCCTTTACAGCAAATTGCGCAAATCGCTGGCGTACTTAAAAATGCCGATCAAATGTTGCTCGATTTGGCGAGCAGCTCAACGCTAGAGCACGGATCACTCAAGCGCCTCAGCCAAATACTCTGCCAGACTGCCTGCCAAATTTTGCATTTACCGCAAGCCAGCTTTTGGCAATGGAGCAATGACGACGAGTCCCTTATGTGCCTCCAACGTAGCAATAGCGCCGGAGAAGATTTAAGCACAGGTCCAGATTTACAAAGACATCAACTCGTCAGCTTATTCGATTACCTAAAAACCGGTGAAATCATTGTTGCCCATGCCGCCGCACAGCATCAATACACATGGCGCTGGAGTGAATTAACATTAGCAGCACAACACATCTGCGCCGTTTTATTAGTGCCGATACGACTGAATGATCAAACAATTGCGGTGTTGGCCTGTGAACAACTCGACCAACAACGCAATTGGCAACGCGATGAAATTCAACACGCGCATCAACTTGGCCTACTCGCTAGCCGCGCCCTCGCACAACATCAACAGCGCTTTTATCAACACCAAATTGCAGCGCTCAATGCCCAACTGCAAAGTCAAAATGAGATTCTAGAAACCCGCGTTGCCGAAAGAACACAAGCATTACAGCACGCAAGCCAAAAATTATTACAAGCTGAAAAACTCGCAGCCTTAGGTTTTTTAGTCGCGGGATTCGCCCATAAGCTCAACACACCGCTCGGTAGCATCCTCACTGCAGCGACAACTTTCACCGAAAAATCCCAAGAACTAACACAACTCTGCGCAACAGGCATGATGAAAAAAAGCCAGCTGGAGCACTTTATGCGCACAGGGAGTGAGATTGCTGAGTTAATCGAGCGCAATGCTCATCGCGCCAGCGATATCATCCGCGATCTACGTCAATTGGCCGATATCGATCAAACCGCTGAGGCTAAACCAATCAAGCTCCAACAACTCATCACACCGATGATCGAACGATGGTCAGCGACAGAAGAGGCCAAACATCTCAGCGTGATCAATCAAATCGATCCGCAGCTGACCATCGTGAGCTTTAGTGCCGCACTGGAAGTGATTGTGATGCAGTTGCTGCAAAATGCACTGCGGCATGCATTCACAGCGCAGCACGCTGGGCAAATCAGCGTTGCGGCATACCAAGCTGAAGCCGAGAAAATTAAATTGATCATCAAAGACAATGGCGTTGGCATCGCTAAGGATTTGCAGCATAAAGTATTCGAGCCGTTTTACACCACGAAATTTGGCCAAGGCCATAGCGGGCTGGGCATGTACCAAGTCTATTCACTGGTGCAGGGCAAATTAGGCGGCGAAATTGCACTGCATAGCGAAGAGGGGCAAGGTCTTGAAATTACAATCACTTTGCCGTTGCGCGCGCCATATTTGAGCAGTTAA
- a CDS encoding class I SAM-dependent methyltransferase — MTVNTLSLSDSLRDYFLNMALREPDILRQLRESTMTHRVAKMSLAPEQGALLIFLLRLIGAQRYIEVGTFLGYSSTAAAIAMGEQGQVIACDVCEEFTVEAQAWWKRAGIDHRTQLHLGRAVDTLERLLAEGAEGSFDCMLIDADKPNYPNYYEYALKLVRPRGLIILDNMFLNGRVAEPQSSHPRSVAILHEFNRQLRDDRRVEHCILPAGDGMTLLFKR, encoded by the coding sequence ATGACCGTTAATACACTGTCTTTGTCTGATTCTTTACGCGACTATTTTTTAAATATGGCACTGCGTGAGCCAGATATTTTGCGTCAATTGCGCGAATCGACAATGACGCACCGCGTGGCAAAAATGTCGCTAGCGCCAGAACAAGGTGCGCTGTTGATTTTCCTGTTGCGACTGATCGGCGCGCAACGCTATATCGAGGTTGGCACCTTTCTGGGTTACAGCTCAACCGCGGCTGCGATCGCAATGGGAGAACAAGGTCAGGTCATCGCTTGCGATGTGTGTGAAGAATTTACCGTTGAAGCACAAGCTTGGTGGAAGCGCGCTGGCATTGATCACCGCACCCAGCTGCATTTAGGCCGTGCGGTTGATACGCTAGAGCGGCTGTTGGCCGAAGGCGCGGAAGGCAGCTTCGATTGTATGCTGATCGATGCCGACAAGCCCAATTATCCCAATTATTACGAATACGCGCTCAAACTCGTGCGGCCGCGCGGTTTGATTATTTTGGATAATATGTTCCTCAATGGCCGGGTTGCTGAACCGCAAAGCAGCCACCCGCGCAGCGTGGCTATTTTGCATGAATTTAACCGTCAGCTGCGTGATGATCGGCGCGTCGAGCATTGCATCCTCCCTGCTGGTGACGGAATGACCTTACTCTTCAAACGCTAG
- a CDS encoding tetratricopeptide repeat protein produces MNSLLDAKAHFDAQYHAARHEHDPHSALQLAQSLLTYSQQAHNPNWCSISQRLIAKCQKQIGERAAAIQTLQAAIRYAKRHQLMQQTMHGYDELGTVLYEQLAYYPALDAWLKSLEIATLLQAMHGCVRAYIGVGKVHFAFGDHHKALHFYQTAHSLCQPLDDIELNCEVSLNLAACLYRLGEHDQALFALSQISQHILNDLNQPEWEAEVLTYDGLIHLHFERFSVAQELLSQAYQRFRKTKHATGQGQVMQALARCFVQLKQLDLAEECLLEAARLGAEFHLPTLAAESHTALAQLYLDSGQYQQALEHRKQLHHVIAGQSDERGFPLQLSSKTQTRLRRIERELENRKTKLRLQQFVLQ; encoded by the coding sequence ATGAATTCGCTGCTGGATGCAAAAGCTCATTTTGATGCGCAGTACCACGCTGCACGACATGAACATGATCCGCACAGCGCACTGCAGTTAGCCCAATCTTTGCTCACCTATAGTCAGCAAGCCCACAACCCAAATTGGTGCTCGATTTCTCAACGCCTTATCGCGAAATGTCAAAAACAAATCGGCGAACGTGCTGCCGCAATCCAAACATTACAAGCCGCAATACGTTACGCCAAACGTCATCAGCTCATGCAACAAACGATGCATGGTTATGACGAGTTAGGCACGGTACTCTATGAACAATTAGCGTATTACCCTGCACTTGATGCATGGCTTAAATCGTTGGAAATAGCCACGTTATTACAGGCCATGCATGGTTGTGTTCGTGCGTATATTGGCGTCGGCAAGGTGCATTTTGCTTTTGGTGACCATCACAAAGCGCTGCATTTTTATCAAACGGCGCATAGTTTATGCCAGCCATTGGACGATATCGAGCTCAACTGTGAGGTTTCACTCAATCTAGCCGCCTGTTTATATCGACTTGGCGAGCATGATCAGGCGCTATTTGCGCTTAGCCAAATCTCGCAACATATTCTAAATGACCTTAATCAGCCGGAATGGGAAGCGGAAGTGCTGACTTATGATGGCTTAATTCACTTGCATTTCGAGCGTTTTAGCGTGGCGCAAGAGTTACTAAGCCAAGCCTACCAGCGGTTTCGGAAAACAAAGCACGCAACAGGCCAAGGACAAGTGATGCAGGCGCTAGCCAGATGCTTTGTGCAATTGAAGCAGCTCGATTTGGCAGAAGAATGTTTACTCGAAGCTGCACGTCTGGGTGCGGAATTCCATCTTCCTACCCTCGCCGCCGAATCTCATACCGCTTTAGCGCAACTGTATCTCGACTCCGGGCAATATCAACAAGCGCTTGAGCACCGCAAACAATTACATCATGTCATCGCAGGGCAGTCGGACGAGCGTGGTTTTCCATTGCAATTGTCGAGTAAAACCCAAACTCGCTTGCGGCGCATTGAACGCGAGCTCGAAAACCGCAAAACTAAACTGCGTTTACAGCAATTTGTGTTGCAATAG
- a CDS encoding YgiQ family radical SAM protein has product MNSSHTPVTPIYQLPEGFAPRKPAPFLPMSRKEMDQLGWDECDIIIVTGDAYIDHPSFGMALLGRLLEAQGFRVGVISQPDWTSADDFKQLGKPRLYFGVTAGNMDSMINRYTADKKPRSDDAYTAGGMAGKRPDRALNVYCQRCREAYPGVQIMAGGIEASLRRIAQYDYWSDKIRQSALVYSKADLLLFGNAERALVEVTQRVAAGEKMSEIRDVRGTAFLAPHGWKPEGWVELDSSVVDMPGKIDPHINPYADESERQQANQSETPSDAPQPIRIVSREARLAARREVRGRTVIRIPSFETVTYDPVSYAHASRTLHLESNPGNARAMVQQHGERDVWMNPPPIPLEMAEMDYVFDQYFARNPHPSYGEQVIPAWDMIRFSINIMRGCFGGCTFCSITEHEGRIIQSRSEGSILREIEEIRDKTEGFTGHISDLGGPTANMYRLACKDPKIEKSCRRLSCVYPGICENLNTDHSSLIQLYRKARKIDGVKKITIGSGLRYDLAVESPEYVKELVTHHVSGYLKIAPEHTEEGPLSKMMKPGIGTFERFKDMFEHYSKLAGKKQYLIPYFIAAHPGTSDEDMMNLALWLKANNFRPDQVQAFTPTPMAMATTMWHTKRNPLKRIARSSEKVDIIKDEKRRRIHKAFLRYHDPKNWPILREALINMGRADLIGTGPKQLIPPESAAEKTMQAPKGNARGGGGPGSVGKIPSRGKVPQSNGRNAAGAIPRGTVTGSAKFGQNRPAGRPAGAKPVSKPAGASKKPR; this is encoded by the coding sequence ATGAATTCATCTCACACTCCTGTTACGCCGATTTACCAGCTGCCCGAAGGCTTTGCGCCGCGCAAACCCGCGCCATTCCTGCCGATGAGCCGCAAGGAAATGGATCAGCTCGGCTGGGACGAGTGCGACATCATCATTGTGACCGGCGACGCTTACATCGATCACCCGAGTTTCGGCATGGCTTTGCTCGGCCGCCTGCTGGAAGCACAAGGTTTTCGCGTGGGCGTGATTAGCCAGCCTGATTGGACTTCGGCGGACGATTTTAAACAGCTTGGTAAACCGCGACTGTATTTCGGCGTCACCGCCGGCAATATGGATTCGATGATCAACCGCTACACCGCGGACAAAAAGCCGCGCTCGGACGACGCGTACACCGCTGGCGGCATGGCGGGCAAACGCCCTGATCGCGCGCTGAACGTCTATTGCCAGCGCTGCCGCGAAGCGTATCCGGGCGTGCAAATTATGGCTGGCGGCATCGAGGCCAGCTTGCGCCGCATCGCGCAATACGATTACTGGAGCGACAAAATCCGCCAATCGGCATTGGTATATTCCAAAGCCGACCTGCTGCTATTTGGTAATGCCGAACGCGCGCTGGTTGAAGTCACACAGCGCGTGGCAGCGGGCGAGAAAATGAGCGAAATCCGCGACGTGCGCGGCACCGCTTTTCTCGCACCACACGGCTGGAAGCCCGAAGGCTGGGTGGAACTCGATTCGTCGGTGGTCGATATGCCGGGCAAAATCGACCCACACATCAACCCGTATGCCGATGAGAGCGAACGCCAGCAAGCTAATCAGAGCGAGACCCCAAGCGACGCGCCACAGCCGATTCGCATTGTTTCACGTGAAGCACGCCTTGCCGCGCGTCGCGAAGTGCGTGGCCGCACCGTGATTCGGATTCCATCGTTTGAAACCGTCACCTATGATCCAGTCAGCTACGCGCACGCCAGCCGCACGCTCCATTTGGAATCGAACCCCGGCAACGCGCGCGCAATGGTGCAACAGCACGGCGAGCGCGATGTGTGGATGAACCCGCCGCCGATTCCGCTTGAAATGGCCGAAATGGATTATGTGTTCGACCAGTATTTCGCGCGCAACCCGCACCCTAGCTACGGCGAGCAAGTGATTCCGGCGTGGGATATGATCCGTTTCTCGATCAATATCATGCGCGGCTGTTTTGGCGGCTGTACTTTCTGTTCGATCACCGAGCACGAAGGCCGCATTATTCAAAGCCGCTCGGAAGGCTCGATCCTGCGCGAAATTGAAGAAATTCGCGACAAAACCGAAGGCTTTACCGGCCACATCAGCGATTTGGGCGGGCCAACGGCGAATATGTATCGCCTGGCGTGTAAAGACCCGAAAATCGAGAAATCCTGTCGCCGTCTGAGCTGCGTGTATCCCGGCATTTGTGAAAACCTGAATACCGATCACAGCAGCTTGATTCAGCTGTACCGCAAGGCGCGCAAAATCGATGGCGTCAAAAAAATCACCATCGGTTCGGGTCTGCGTTACGACTTGGCAGTGGAATCGCCTGAATATGTCAAAGAGCTGGTCACGCATCACGTGTCGGGCTATCTGAAAATTGCACCGGAGCACACCGAAGAAGGCCCATTATCGAAGATGATGAAGCCCGGAATTGGCACGTTCGAGCGTTTTAAAGACATGTTCGAGCACTACAGCAAGCTGGCGGGTAAGAAGCAATATCTGATTCCGTACTTTATCGCTGCGCATCCGGGCACTAGCGACGAAGACATGATGAATCTGGCGCTGTGGCTGAAAGCCAATAATTTTCGCCCCGATCAGGTACAAGCCTTCACGCCAACGCCGATGGCGATGGCGACGACGATGTGGCACACCAAGCGCAACCCACTGAAACGCATTGCGCGCAGCTCGGAAAAAGTCGACATCATCAAAGACGAAAAACGCCGCCGCATTCACAAAGCGTTTTTGCGTTATCACGATCCGAAAAACTGGCCGATCTTGCGCGAAGCGCTGATCAATATGGGCCGCGCCGATTTGATCGGCACTGGGCCTAAGCAATTGATCCCGCCCGAATCAGCAGCCGAGAAAACCATGCAAGCGCCGAAGGGCAATGCACGCGGTGGCGGCGGTCCAGGCTCAGTCGGCAAAATACCTAGTCGAGGTAAAGTACCACAGAGCAATGGTAGAAATGCAGCTGGGGCAATACCCCGAGGCACGGTAACAGGTAGCGCCAAATTTGGCCAAAACCGACCAGCTGGACGCCCGGCTGGCGCGAAGCCAGTGAGCAAACCTGCTGGAGCGAGCAAAAAACCCCGCTAA